In a genomic window of Sphingomonas koreensis:
- a CDS encoding AAA family ATPase — MNDETPRRYRGSLLERAAERYDLMHEPRVIPSVPADEPVPEGPVTPVAEAVVETPDAVSEVEAPVETPHAPVEKVAAATLATEAPGRPAVRPVRAAGARTRIAIDRQALAEEGMLVPGAPVTALAEEFRLIKRQLLNSARSIWAADSAANENRARSILVCSAKPNDGKTFCAINLALSMAAEKDVEVLLVDADFAKPDVMSRLGASETTGLLDVLAGTVEDVESCVIATDVPQLSVLPAGTRSHADTELLASERASAILDSLAAADPRRIVIFDSPPALAASPASVLAGKVGQVMLVVRADRTSESDLREAVGLLDGCEHIQLVLNSVSFQPGGRRFGSYGAYYGETES; from the coding sequence ATGAACGACGAAACCCCCCGCCGCTATCGCGGATCGCTGCTGGAGCGCGCAGCCGAGCGATACGACCTGATGCATGAGCCGCGGGTCATTCCGTCGGTGCCGGCGGATGAGCCTGTGCCTGAAGGGCCCGTAACGCCCGTTGCAGAGGCAGTGGTCGAGACGCCCGACGCTGTTTCGGAAGTCGAAGCACCAGTTGAAACACCGCACGCTCCAGTCGAAAAGGTCGCGGCGGCAACGCTGGCGACAGAAGCACCCGGGCGGCCAGCCGTTCGGCCGGTCCGCGCTGCAGGTGCCCGGACACGGATCGCGATCGATCGCCAAGCGCTGGCCGAAGAGGGCATGCTGGTTCCGGGCGCACCGGTGACTGCGCTGGCGGAGGAGTTCCGGCTCATCAAGCGCCAGCTGCTCAATTCCGCGCGTTCGATCTGGGCGGCGGACAGTGCTGCGAACGAGAACCGGGCCCGGTCGATCCTCGTCTGCTCGGCCAAGCCCAATGACGGCAAGACCTTCTGTGCGATCAACCTTGCGCTTTCGATGGCAGCCGAGAAGGACGTCGAGGTCCTGCTGGTCGATGCCGATTTCGCGAAGCCCGATGTGATGAGCCGCTTGGGCGCGAGCGAGACGACAGGCTTGCTCGACGTGCTGGCGGGGACGGTCGAGGATGTGGAATCCTGCGTGATCGCGACCGATGTGCCGCAACTTTCCGTGCTGCCCGCGGGCACGCGATCGCATGCCGATACCGAATTGTTGGCGAGCGAACGGGCGAGCGCGATCCTCGACTCGCTGGCTGCTGCCGATCCGCGCCGCATCGTGATCTTCGACTCGCCGCCCGCGCTTGCCGCATCGCCCGCCTCGGTGCTGGCGGGTAAGGTAGGGCAGGTGATGCTGGTGGTCCGCGCGGACCGCACGAGTGAGAGCGACCTGCGCGAAGCGGTCGGCCTGCTCGACGGGTGCGAGCATATCCAGCTCGTGCTCAACAGTGTTTCATTCCAGCCGGGCGGACGCCGCTTCGGCAGCTATGGTGCCTATTACGGGGAAACCGAGTCATGA
- a CDS encoding AAA family ATPase — protein sequence MYDEHYGLNGRPFQLTPDPAFWFDTATHRKAMAYLGYGLSQGEGFIVITGSPGAGKTTLVGHLMDTIDRERLNFIRIVTTQVQAEDLLHLVAAGLGADTTGLAKAQTLAAIEKGLHSVARSGKRTLLIVDEAQALPMESLEELRMLSNFQAGGYPLLQIFLLGQPEFRALFADPRLEQLRQRVIAMHQLDPMGLEELEPYLVHRLSKVGWNGRPRFEPDAVAAMHRWSDGIPRRVNQLAGRVMLFGAIEQLDSFGADEVEAVIADLDNDTVVAGRPLAAAANAATGSAVALSAADMAEAVEPVRHETAPAVDTAAIDALNARMARLEARLEEQDAALRRVLTLMVDFIEREEETAGIGAPRRETAAWQ from the coding sequence ATGTACGACGAGCATTATGGCCTCAACGGTCGGCCGTTCCAGCTCACGCCGGACCCGGCCTTCTGGTTCGATACCGCAACGCATCGCAAGGCGATGGCGTATCTCGGCTACGGTCTGAGCCAGGGCGAGGGCTTCATCGTCATCACCGGTTCGCCGGGCGCGGGCAAGACCACGCTGGTCGGCCATTTGATGGACACGATCGATCGCGAGCGCCTGAACTTCATCCGCATCGTGACGACGCAGGTGCAGGCGGAGGATCTGCTCCATCTCGTCGCGGCAGGACTTGGCGCGGATACGACCGGCCTTGCCAAGGCGCAGACGCTCGCCGCGATCGAGAAGGGGCTGCACAGCGTCGCGCGCAGCGGCAAGCGCACGCTGCTGATCGTCGATGAGGCGCAGGCGCTGCCGATGGAGAGCCTGGAGGAGCTTCGTATGCTCTCCAACTTCCAGGCAGGCGGCTATCCGCTGCTCCAGATCTTCCTGCTCGGCCAGCCCGAATTCCGTGCTCTGTTTGCCGATCCGCGGCTGGAACAGCTGCGTCAGCGCGTGATTGCGATGCATCAGCTCGATCCGATGGGGCTGGAAGAGCTTGAGCCCTATCTGGTCCATCGCCTGTCCAAGGTCGGCTGGAACGGCCGGCCGCGCTTCGAACCGGATGCGGTCGCTGCGATGCACCGCTGGTCCGACGGCATTCCGCGCCGGGTCAACCAGCTCGCCGGGCGGGTGATGTTGTTCGGCGCGATCGAGCAGCTCGACAGCTTCGGCGCCGATGAGGTCGAGGCGGTGATCGCCGATCTCGACAACGACACGGTGGTCGCCGGGCGTCCGCTCGCTGCCGCGGCGAATGCGGCGACCGGGAGCGCCGTGGCGCTCAGCGCCGCGGACATGGCCGAAGCGGTTGAGCCGGTTCGTCATGAAACGGCTCCGGCGGTCGATACCGCCGCCATCGACGCGCTCAATGCGCGCATGGCACGGCTTGAGGCCCGGCTCGAGGAGCAGGATGCGGCGCTGCGCCGCGTGCTGACGCTGATGGTCGATTTCATCGAGCGCGAGGAAGAGACGGCAGGTATCGGAGCGCCGCGGCGCGAAACTGCTGCCTGGCAATGA
- a CDS encoding XrtA system polysaccharide deacetylase, giving the protein MTANALSVDVEDWFQVGAFEKVIARGDWDGLDHRVEANTDKVLELFDTGGVKATFFTLGWVADKYPALMRRIAEAGHEVASHGWDHQRVFNLTPDQFRDDITRARAALEDASGQKVTGYRAPSFSIEKRTPWAHQILAEQGYAYSSSVAPIGHDHYGWEDAPRSAFRPVAGSDLIELPVTTAKFLGREVTTGGGFFRLLPGNVIYRAIDALNGAGKPAIFYFHPWEVDPGQPRVANAPLKSKLRHYSRLGAMAGKLGTLMQRHRWDRTDRVAAAEAAKLG; this is encoded by the coding sequence ATGACCGCGAATGCCCTTTCCGTCGATGTCGAGGACTGGTTCCAGGTCGGCGCGTTCGAGAAGGTAATCGCGCGCGGCGATTGGGACGGACTCGACCATCGCGTCGAGGCCAACACCGACAAGGTGCTGGAATTGTTCGACACGGGCGGGGTGAAAGCGACCTTCTTCACGCTCGGCTGGGTCGCGGACAAATATCCCGCGCTGATGCGGCGTATCGCCGAGGCGGGGCATGAGGTGGCGAGCCATGGCTGGGACCACCAGCGCGTGTTCAACCTGACCCCGGACCAGTTCCGTGATGACATCACCCGCGCCCGGGCGGCGCTGGAGGATGCGAGCGGGCAGAAGGTGACCGGATACCGCGCGCCGAGCTTCTCGATCGAAAAACGGACGCCCTGGGCACATCAAATTCTGGCCGAACAGGGCTATGCCTATTCGTCTAGCGTCGCGCCGATCGGGCATGATCACTACGGCTGGGAAGATGCGCCGCGCAGTGCCTTCCGTCCCGTCGCAGGCAGCGACCTGATCGAACTGCCGGTGACGACCGCGAAGTTCCTGGGCCGTGAGGTCACGACCGGCGGCGGCTTCTTCCGGCTGCTGCCGGGCAACGTCATCTACCGGGCGATCGACGCGCTCAACGGCGCCGGGAAGCCCGCGATCTTCTATTTCCACCCCTGGGAAGTCGATCCCGGCCAGCCCCGCGTCGCCAACGCACCGCTCAAGTCGAAGCTGCGTCACTACAGCCGGCTCGGCGCGATGGCAGGCAAGCTCGGTACGCTCATGCAGCGGCATCGCTGGGACCGCACCGATCGTGTCGCGGCTGCCGAAGCGGCGAAGCTCGGGTGA
- a CDS encoding FemAB family XrtA/PEP-CTERM system-associated protein: MTALRVADLADAGERARIEAFVEAHPDGTPFHLPAWSAAVEKGCGQKAHYLVAERDGQGIAGVMPLTELHSPLFGRVLASAGFGVGGGILTERPEVARQLADACWTLAVQLSCPSAEVRGGPRPGPEWSVDDTHYLGFSRDLAANDETELLQIPRKQRAEVRRSLGYDLDISVGQATADIAAHYAVYAESVRNLGTPVFPRALFTEMLHEFGTAADVLIVRDGGKAVAGVLSLYWRGTVYPYWGGGTADARRLRANDRMYFELMRHARTRGCTRFDFGRSKVGTGAAAFKKNWGFEPEPLVYYDRVADGAAIRDANPLNPKYRLQVAVWSKLPLAIANRVGPWISRGLG; the protein is encoded by the coding sequence ATGACCGCGTTGCGCGTGGCCGACCTTGCCGATGCCGGGGAGCGGGCACGGATCGAGGCGTTCGTTGAGGCCCATCCGGACGGCACCCCGTTCCACCTGCCCGCATGGAGTGCGGCGGTGGAGAAGGGGTGCGGACAGAAGGCGCATTATCTGGTCGCCGAGCGGGATGGGCAGGGCATCGCCGGGGTGATGCCGCTCACCGAGCTCCATTCGCCGCTGTTCGGGCGAGTCCTCGCTTCGGCGGGGTTCGGGGTGGGCGGGGGCATTCTGACCGAGCGGCCCGAAGTGGCGCGGCAACTGGCCGACGCGTGCTGGACGCTCGCGGTGCAGTTGAGCTGTCCGAGCGCGGAAGTCCGCGGCGGACCGCGGCCCGGACCCGAATGGAGCGTTGACGACACGCATTATCTCGGGTTCTCCCGAGATCTGGCGGCGAACGACGAGACGGAACTGCTCCAGATCCCGCGAAAGCAACGTGCGGAAGTGCGCAGGTCGCTGGGCTATGATCTTGATATTTCGGTGGGGCAGGCCACCGCGGATATCGCCGCGCACTATGCGGTCTACGCCGAGTCGGTACGGAATCTGGGCACGCCCGTCTTTCCGCGCGCTCTGTTCACGGAAATGTTGCATGAATTCGGCACAGCTGCCGACGTCCTGATCGTGCGGGACGGGGGGAAGGCAGTGGCTGGAGTGTTGAGCCTGTACTGGCGGGGGACGGTCTATCCCTATTGGGGCGGCGGAACCGCCGATGCGCGCCGGCTGCGCGCCAATGACCGCATGTATTTCGAGCTCATGCGCCATGCCCGGACGCGCGGCTGCACACGCTTCGATTTCGGCCGGTCGAAGGTGGGTACCGGCGCCGCGGCGTTCAAGAAGAATTGGGGGTTCGAGCCGGAACCTCTGGTCTATTACGACCGCGTGGCGGACGGCGCGGCGATCCGCGATGCCAATCCGCTCAACCCCAAATACCGGCTGCAGGTCGCGGTGTGGAGCAAGCTGCCGCTTGCCATCGCCAATCGCGTGGGCCCGTGGATTTCGCGGGGGCTGGGCTGA
- a CDS encoding TIGR03087 family PEP-CTERM/XrtA system glycosyltransferase — protein MGDILFLAHRVPFPPDRGDKIRAFNILRYLSRHKRVHLIAFADDPADLKHRSGLAKVTASREIVWRGKGQAAAGLQALAARRPFSLTAFDNPELRNAVASALAQRSIDTIYVFSSQMAQYLPSKPRQRVVMDFVDMDSAKFATYGKTTRGFTGWMMRREARMLAQFEKTVAAKADASLLVSEAETDLFRERTGAERVHTVENGIDTVKFDPAASFARIEAVAPLIVFTGQMDYRPNIEGVAWFAESVFPHIRVRHPDAQFAIVGRKPDAAVQALAKIEGVTVTGEVPDVRPWLAAASVVVAPLKLARGVQNKVLEAMAMARPVVASPAAATGIDHGGTIEIGAGVGGMADAVNAMIADPPRAAQLGVSARQRVIDLYGWDAKLSALDPIMGFGKGRSDPQPRSKAAA, from the coding sequence ATGGGCGACATTCTGTTCCTCGCTCATCGCGTGCCGTTTCCGCCCGATCGGGGCGACAAGATCCGCGCGTTCAATATCCTGCGCTATCTGTCGCGCCATAAGCGCGTCCATCTGATCGCCTTTGCCGACGACCCTGCCGATCTCAAGCATCGCAGCGGACTGGCCAAGGTCACGGCGAGCCGGGAGATTGTCTGGCGCGGCAAGGGACAGGCGGCGGCCGGTCTCCAGGCGCTGGCAGCGCGGCGGCCCTTTTCGCTCACCGCGTTCGATAATCCCGAGCTTCGCAACGCGGTGGCCTCGGCGCTCGCGCAGCGCTCGATCGACACCATCTACGTCTTCTCCAGCCAGATGGCGCAGTATCTGCCGTCCAAGCCGCGCCAGCGCGTGGTGATGGATTTCGTCGACATGGATTCGGCCAAGTTCGCGACCTACGGCAAGACGACGCGGGGCTTCACCGGCTGGATGATGCGGCGTGAGGCGCGGATGCTCGCCCAGTTCGAGAAGACGGTGGCGGCGAAGGCCGACGCCAGCCTGCTCGTCAGTGAAGCCGAGACCGATCTGTTCCGCGAACGCACCGGTGCGGAACGCGTTCATACGGTCGAAAACGGGATCGATACGGTGAAGTTCGACCCCGCCGCGTCCTTCGCGCGGATCGAGGCGGTGGCGCCGCTGATCGTCTTTACCGGCCAGATGGACTATCGTCCCAATATCGAGGGCGTGGCCTGGTTCGCCGAGAGCGTCTTCCCGCACATCCGCGTTCGCCATCCCGACGCCCAGTTCGCGATCGTCGGGCGCAAGCCCGACGCAGCGGTGCAGGCGCTGGCGAAGATCGAAGGGGTGACGGTGACCGGCGAAGTGCCAGATGTGCGTCCCTGGCTTGCTGCTGCCTCCGTGGTGGTGGCGCCGCTGAAGCTCGCGCGCGGGGTGCAGAACAAGGTGCTGGAAGCGATGGCGATGGCACGGCCGGTGGTCGCTTCGCCCGCCGCGGCGACGGGGATCGATCACGGCGGCACGATCGAGATCGGTGCGGGCGTCGGCGGAATGGCCGATGCGGTCAACGCGATGATCGCCGATCCGCCGCGCGCAGCGCAACTGGGCGTGTCAGCGCGGCAGCGCGTGATCGACCTCTATGGCTGGGACGCCAAGCTGTCCGCGCTCGACCCCATCATGGGCTTCGGCAAGGGGCGCAGCGATCCCCAGCCGCGTAGCAAGGCGGCGGCATGA